The Flavobacterium sp. 1 genome contains the following window.
CACCCGAAATAATTAGCATCGAAGATTTTGTCCAAAATATTGCTGAGGTAAGAACAATTGATCCTATTGAATTGCTTTTCGAATTTTATGGGGTTTACTTGTCTATCACGGAGAAAAAGAATCAGCAGTCATTTGAGCTTTTTGCCAATTGGGCAAAAACACTTCTTCAGGATTTTAATGAAATTGATCGTTACTTATTAGATCCAGATCATGTTTTATCTTACTTAAAGGATATTGAAGATATTAAAAAATGGGGTATTGAAGTCGAAAATAAAACCCAATTACTCGAAAATTACATTGATTTTTGGAAATTACTGCCCAAATATTACCAGTCTCTTTATGAACATTTACTAAAAAAGGGAATCGGATATCAAGGATTAATATATCGTGAAGCTGTAAAAAATATTGATAATTTTTCCAAATCGATAAAAAGCAAACAATTCATTTTTGCAGGTTTCAATGCCTTAAATGCTTCAGAGGAAAAAATAATTCAACATCTTATTGCTTCAGATCGGGCAAAAATTTATTGGGATGTCGATGTAACGTTTCTAAATGATCCTTACCATGACGCTGGCTTATTTGTGCGCCGTTTTAAAGAAAACTGGAAACATTATAAGTCAAATCCTTTTGAGTGGATAGTTGATGATTTTTCAGTGGTCAAAAATATTCAGGTGATAGGGACTCCAAAAACGATTGGTCAGGCGAAGATTGCAGGAAGTATTATAGCAAGTATCAGTAATGGAAATCCAAATGAATCTCTTGATAAAGTGGCTATTGTTTTGGGAGAAGAGAATCTGTTAATTCCGCTGTTATATTCTTTACCTGATACTGTTAGGGCTTTGAATATTACCATGGGATATTCCAGCAAGAATAACCCAGCTCAAATTCTGATTGCTAAATTGTTTAAAATGCACACTAATGCATTGTCAAGGAGCAATAACAACTATGTGTTTTATTATAAAGATGTTTTAGATATACTCACCCATCCGTTAATTGAGCCTTATGCTAACACAAGTGCGTTGGTTGGGATTATTAATAAAAACAATTATACTTTTATCAGCCATCATAAATTATTGGAATTAAATGATAATTCAAGTGATTTATTTTTGCTTGTATTCCAAAAATGGGAGAAAGGTTCTATTGCCGTTTTGGAAATAATCTCTAGTTTATTGCTGAAGGTTAAGAATAATTTGAGCAATGAAAATGAAGAAGAAAAAATAGCCAAAACTTTTGTCTATGCCATTTTTAAAGTGATTAATAAACTCATTAATTACTATTTACAGCACAAAGAAATAGACACGATTGATACATTACATGCAATTTATAAACAAGTGATAGATTTGGCGGAAGTCTCTTTTGAAGGGGAACCTTTAAATGGACTGCAGATTATGGGTGTCCTTGAAAGCAGGGTTTTGGACTTCGAGACAGTTATTATTACTTCTATGAATGAGGGCAAATTTCCGGCAGGTAAATCGCAAAATTCGTTTATCCCTTATGATGTAAAGCGTGAATTGGGACTGCCAACTTTTAAAGAGAAAGACGCCATTTATACGTATCACTTTTATCATTTACTGCAGCGGGCCAAAAATATTTATTTACTTTATAATACCGAAAGTGAAGGTCTGGATGCTGGTGAAAAAAGCAGGTTTATTACCCAATTAGAAGTTGAGAAACAGCCTAACCATGCTTTAACCCATGAAATTTACAATGCAGTTTTGCCCGAAACGGCTTATCAGCCTATAAAAATCCCGAAATCGGAGAAAGTATTGTTGCGCTTGAAAGAAATAGCCGAAAAAGGCTTTTCTCCTTCGGCGTTGACGAGTTATATCCG
Protein-coding sequences here:
- a CDS encoding PD-(D/E)XK nuclease family protein; protein product: MTNISFLDRIATVIISEYYNRVADTIVVLPNKRAKIFLVEALKNQIEENIFSPEIISIEDFVQNIAEVRTIDPIELLFEFYGVYLSITEKKNQQSFELFANWAKTLLQDFNEIDRYLLDPDHVLSYLKDIEDIKKWGIEVENKTQLLENYIDFWKLLPKYYQSLYEHLLKKGIGYQGLIYREAVKNIDNFSKSIKSKQFIFAGFNALNASEEKIIQHLIASDRAKIYWDVDVTFLNDPYHDAGLFVRRFKENWKHYKSNPFEWIVDDFSVVKNIQVIGTPKTIGQAKIAGSIIASISNGNPNESLDKVAIVLGEENLLIPLLYSLPDTVRALNITMGYSSKNNPAQILIAKLFKMHTNALSRSNNNYVFYYKDVLDILTHPLIEPYANTSALVGIINKNNYTFISHHKLLELNDNSSDLFLLVFQKWEKGSIAVLEIISSLLLKVKNNLSNENEEEKIAKTFVYAIFKVINKLINYYLQHKEIDTIDTLHAIYKQVIDLAEVSFEGEPLNGLQIMGVLESRVLDFETVIITSMNEGKFPAGKSQNSFIPYDVKRELGLPTFKEKDAIYTYHFYHLLQRAKNIYLLYNTESEGLDAGEKSRFITQLEVEKQPNHALTHEIYNAVLPETAYQPIKIPKSEKVLLRLKEIAEKGFSPSALTSYIRNPIQFYFQKILRISEVEEVEENIALNTLGTIIHETLRVLYTPFIGKFISETDIQNCIKQIDSEVLIQFKLVYKEGEIKKGRNLLAFEVAKRNVFNFLKVELESIKNGDAIKILELEKTFERMVQHPSLPFPVLIRGNVDRIEERNGIIRIIDYKTGKVEKTNVTLKSWKGLTDDIKNDKIIQVLTYAYMYEENANGKPIEAGIISFKNLKSGFLPFNFKKDKESISIINNEIRFNYLEQIVLLLHEISDAAIPFEEKIL